CCTGCGTCGCTCTTGCTACTGGGCCATCGGACGCCTTGCGCAAGACCGCCCGCAACTGTGCCTTGGCGCGCGTAAATGGCTGATTCACGGTCTGGAAGATGAGGATATCATCTGCCGGGGCATGTCTGCCTGGGCCTTGAGCCAGTTGCCGCCCGACCTTATGGACGCCCCTGCCTTGCGCCGCCTGGCTGAAGCAGAGCACGACGAGACATGCGAGCTTTTTGACGGCAACGACATTTATGAAAAAGGCGTCAGCCAGATAGCCCGCGAGGCTCTGGAAAAACTTGCGGGCTGAGGCCAGGCCACAGCCCGCCGCTTCAGTTCACCGTTTCTGTCTGGCGCAACGCCAAGCGCGTCAGGCGGGCATAGCAGGCATAACGGCCTGACGTAACGGTATGGCGCATCCGCCAAGCGCTTCAGATGGCACTTCAGCAGGCGCTCTCAATGAACGCGCCAGCCGTGCCCTGCGCAGCCGTGTCTTAGTTCCGCCGCGCAAAACAGGCAGTTCTGCACAAAAGGCATCACGCCTTTTGCCGTGCTTATTCTCAATTATAATACAGCCTGCTTTCAGGCCGGAGAGTTCCGGCCCGAAAGTGGCCTGCCCATCAGCCCTGCTAGAGCAGATTAACTTTGAGAATATATATTCTCAAAGTTTAAGACACGCTCGCTACGGCGGGCGTCTGCTCACGCAGCCATCTGAGCACTTCAAAGTTGAAATACTCCAAAAAAATTTACTGCTCCAGAACCTTCATACTTGCCAGCCAGCGCGAGGCGCAATGTATCCGCGCCGGAGCCATTGCGGTGCCGCCTGTTTTTCAGTGTAGAACATCCTCACTATCAGTCTGCTCCAGCACTTACCCTCGGCCACTTGCCGGAAGCAGCACAGGCTCGCACATAAAAAACAGGGTGGCCCAAGACATAGCCCTTGAACCACCCCACCAAAGCTGGCACCCGCTGCAATGTGCAAATCTTTTTGTTTTATTTAAGTATGTTATCAATGTTACGCACAAATATTTCTTCTTTTACGCACACCCCGTAAATGGCTGAATGCACAAAAGCATTGCGCATCAAGGCTCCGCCACTGCAATGATTCACTCGGCCGCCGGGTGTAGCGTTACCCCAGCTCATAGGCGCTCAGCGGCGCGCCCATGGCCCGGCCATGCCAGGCGAGGCTGCCGGAAGCTTCCGGTGCGGAACCGGCAATAATCATGAGCGGTATAAGGTGCTCTTCGCGCGGATGCGCAAAACGGGCTTCGGGGGCCTGCGCCCAATGGGCCAGCCTTTCTTCTCTTTCGGCAGGGTTTGAGTGACACACGGTTTCCGTCAGCCATGCGTCAAACGCATCCGCCCCTGGTATGGGCTCGTTGCTGCCATAGCGGAAGGCACGCATGTTGTGAAAGCTCATGCCGCTGCCCACAAAAAGCACGCCCTCATCCCGCAGGGGAGCCAGAGCCCGCCCGAGCGCCAGATGCTCCCTGGGGTCAAGCCCGCGCTTGAGCGAAATCTGCGCCACGGGCATGTCTGCCTGCGGAAAAGCCAACAGGCCCGGCACAAAGACGCCGTGGTCGTAATCCCGGGTGCTGTCTTCGGCCAGCTTCATGCCAGCGCCGGATGTCAGCTGCCGCACGCGCTCCTTCAAATCTGCCGCAGGGGCGGGCCAGTGCAGATCATAGGTGTGCGGAGGAAAATCATAATAGTCATAATACAAACCCGGCTTGGGTGTGGTCAGCAGGGTAAACTCCGGCTCTTCCCAGTGTGCGGAAAAAAACAGCACGGCACGCGGTTTTTCAGGCAGGGCTGCCGCATAGGACCCCAGCCAGGTTCCCAGAGCGTCCCACGTGTCCGGGGGATTCCAGTCCATAAAAAAGCAGGGTCCGCCGCCGTGAGGGATATAATATGCTGGAATTTTCGACATGATTTTTCCTTCTTTTATGACTGCTCCACAAGAGCCATTCACACAGGGAATAGCCGCTTTCGATGTTTGGGGATAGTCACCGCAGTTTCAAAACTAGAGCAAATTAACTTTGAAAGCTGTTCATTTCAAATTTGTCATTCTGCCCCAAAATGTGATTTTCGGCTGAATCCACGCCACGTTGTGGCGCGCTGCACTCTTGTACAGCGTCAGGGCATTTAAACTTTTTCAAAGGTAAAATGCTCAACACCGCCAAGTTATGTCATATACCTGTTCAGTAAAGTAAGTCATGTTGGACAATACGCCAGAGCCCATGACGTTTTCAGCTTGCCGATACGACACCCTAGCCCGGCCATAGCTCCCTAACCACCTGCATAAGCAGAAAATATTTAAAGAAACAGCTCTTCCCTTGAAATTGGCAGCCCTACGAGTATATTGGCTGTCTGCATTGCTCCATCAGAAATCAGATCAACGCAATCCGCAACTCCCCCACGGAAGGTTTCATGCGTACGAGTTACAGCCTTAAGACGCGCTTTATTGCTACGTTCGTTGTTCTTGTTGTGATTTCCTGTCTTGTACTCAGTCTGGCCATTGGGCGTCAGGCCAGCGAACAGGCCGAAAGCAGAATAGGTGTACAACTGACGGATCAGGCCCGGTACCTCTCAAGAACCCTCGACAGATCCATGTGGTTCTGGAGTCAGGAAATACAGCTGCTGCGCGCCGTGCTCAGCCAGGATAACGACCATTCTCCGGCCAGAATCACGGCCATGCTGAACTCTCTCAAGCAGACCATGCCCACATTTTCGTGGATAGGGCTTACCGACACCGAAGGCACTGTGCTGGCCGCCACGGACAACCTGCTGGTGGGCAATAATATTTCGCAGCGCCCGGTTTTCCAAGAAGGCATCAAGGGACTTTTCATCGGTGATGTGCACGATGCCGTATTGCTTTCCAAGCATCTGCCCAATCCCGATGGCGAGCCTATGAAGTTTGTGGATGTCAGCATGCGGGTGCGCAACGCCT
The Desulfovibrio intestinalis DNA segment above includes these coding regions:
- a CDS encoding DODA-type extradiol aromatic ring-opening family dioxygenase, encoding MSKIPAYYIPHGGGPCFFMDWNPPDTWDALGTWLGSYAAALPEKPRAVLFFSAHWEEPEFTLLTTPKPGLYYDYYDFPPHTYDLHWPAPAADLKERVRQLTSGAGMKLAEDSTRDYDHGVFVPGLLAFPQADMPVAQISLKRGLDPREHLALGRALAPLRDEGVLFVGSGMSFHNMRAFRYGSNEPIPGADAFDAWLTETVCHSNPAEREERLAHWAQAPEARFAHPREEHLIPLMIIAGSAPEASGSLAWHGRAMGAPLSAYELG